A part of Paenibacillus sp. sptzw28 genomic DNA contains:
- a CDS encoding U32 family peptidase — protein METLKRQDVELLAPAGDWDCMRAAVANGADAVFFGVEKFNARARANNFQTDELPEIMAFLHSYGVKGFLTFNILVFEDELNDAKRLIEACIDAGVDAVIVQDLGLVKLIRELSPDFPIHGSTQMTITSPEAVEFTKPFDIERVVLGRENNLKQIKTIGEQAKLPMEVFVHGALCVSYSGQCLTSEMWGGRSANRGECAQACRLPYDLMVDGEQKPMGDVAYLLSPKDLAAIELVPDLIEAGVTSFKIEGRLKSPEYVANVVSKYRKAIDRYFDGDRRAPSKEELRELQQSFSRGFTHGFLSGTNNKQLVEGTFPKSRGVYLGRVERVMRDAVVCRLEAPLKRGDGIVFDAGDPTKKEEGGRVYDLRRQGMKLEGEAQEGTVLELVPGRSDVDLRRVHVGDRVWKTSDPALDKRLRATFETEKPYRVFPLRIKVRGFLGQPLRSWWTDVQKGTTVEVVSELTLEQAEKRPMDHSLLEEQLGRLGGTVYQLEALDAELQGDLILPIRELNRMRREAVEQLAGERPKPPVYVKRAVDVYADAIERAQAGEVTAQERKGTGPAGTANDRGVAAGGAAPARLTALCRSLPQVEAAVRSEVDMVYADFEFIKQFPAAIDLARSAGKPIALATPRIHMPGENGYHANILKLQPDAVLVRNTGALYYYLRARAERRDQSFPQLIGDFSLNVANHKTADLFTEAGCGLITPSYDLNVQQMLDLLRRSDTSKLEIVIHQHLPMFHTEHCVYCTFLSEGTDYTNCGRPCEERRVSLQDRIGMSHPVRVDEGCRNTVYNAVEQSGAEYLRQFADLGVASFRVEFLEETADKVDEVIALYRDAIAGRISGTQVWRSLKAINQLGVTRGQLVK, from the coding sequence ATGGAAACGTTAAAAAGGCAAGATGTCGAGCTGCTGGCGCCTGCCGGAGATTGGGATTGCATGCGTGCGGCAGTGGCGAACGGAGCGGATGCGGTATTTTTTGGCGTTGAGAAATTCAACGCTCGCGCTCGCGCCAACAATTTTCAGACGGACGAGCTCCCGGAGATCATGGCCTTTCTGCACAGCTATGGGGTGAAAGGTTTTCTCACCTTCAACATACTGGTGTTCGAGGATGAACTGAATGACGCCAAGCGTCTGATAGAAGCATGCATTGATGCCGGAGTCGATGCCGTTATCGTGCAGGACCTCGGCTTGGTGAAGCTGATCAGGGAGCTGTCGCCGGATTTTCCGATACACGGTTCAACACAGATGACAATTACGTCGCCGGAGGCGGTTGAATTCACGAAGCCCTTTGACATCGAACGTGTCGTGCTCGGGCGGGAAAATAACTTGAAGCAAATCAAGACCATCGGCGAGCAGGCGAAGCTGCCGATGGAAGTGTTTGTGCATGGGGCGCTCTGCGTGTCGTATTCCGGGCAATGCCTTACATCGGAAATGTGGGGCGGCCGTTCCGCCAATCGAGGCGAATGCGCGCAGGCTTGCCGACTGCCCTACGACCTCATGGTGGATGGAGAGCAGAAACCGATGGGGGATGTTGCCTATCTTCTCTCGCCAAAAGATTTGGCTGCGATCGAGCTTGTACCCGATTTAATCGAGGCGGGAGTTACTTCCTTCAAGATTGAAGGACGGCTGAAGAGCCCGGAGTATGTGGCCAATGTTGTAAGCAAATATCGCAAGGCAATTGACCGGTACTTCGACGGTGACCGGCGCGCCCCTTCGAAGGAGGAACTCCGCGAGCTGCAGCAAAGCTTCTCGCGCGGGTTTACGCACGGCTTCCTAAGCGGAACGAACAATAAACAGCTGGTAGAGGGCACGTTCCCGAAAAGCCGGGGCGTCTACCTAGGACGAGTGGAACGGGTTATGCGGGATGCGGTCGTGTGCCGGCTTGAAGCGCCGCTTAAGCGCGGTGACGGCATTGTCTTCGATGCCGGCGACCCGACCAAGAAAGAAGAAGGCGGCCGCGTCTACGACTTGCGCCGTCAGGGCATGAAGCTTGAAGGGGAGGCGCAGGAAGGCACGGTTCTGGAGCTTGTACCGGGTCGGAGCGACGTCGATTTGCGCCGTGTTCATGTCGGCGATCGCGTATGGAAGACGAGCGATCCGGCGCTCGACAAACGGCTGCGTGCGACATTTGAAACAGAAAAGCCATACCGCGTTTTTCCGCTGCGGATCAAGGTGCGCGGCTTTCTCGGCCAGCCTTTGCGCTCGTGGTGGACAGACGTGCAGAAGGGGACTACGGTAGAAGTCGTATCCGAGCTTACGTTGGAGCAGGCCGAGAAGCGGCCGATGGATCATTCGCTGCTCGAAGAGCAGCTGGGCCGGCTGGGCGGAACTGTGTACCAGCTTGAAGCGCTGGATGCCGAGCTGCAGGGGGATTTGATCTTGCCGATTCGAGAGCTGAACCGTATGCGGCGCGAAGCAGTGGAGCAGCTGGCGGGCGAGCGGCCCAAACCGCCTGTTTATGTGAAGAGGGCGGTCGATGTATACGCGGACGCCATCGAAAGGGCGCAAGCCGGTGAAGTCACTGCTCAGGAGCGCAAGGGTACCGGCCCGGCAGGCACTGCGAACGATCGCGGTGTGGCAGCCGGCGGCGCTGCGCCGGCAAGGCTTACAGCACTCTGCCGCAGTCTTCCGCAGGTGGAGGCGGCAGTGCGCTCGGAAGTCGACATGGTATACGCGGATTTCGAGTTTATCAAGCAGTTTCCCGCCGCCATCGATCTGGCGCGGAGTGCCGGGAAGCCTATAGCGCTTGCGACGCCGCGGATTCATATGCCGGGCGAGAACGGCTACCACGCAAACATCTTGAAATTACAGCCTGATGCGGTGCTTGTGCGCAATACAGGAGCACTTTACTATTACCTGCGGGCGCGGGCGGAGCGGCGGGACCAGTCTTTCCCGCAATTAATCGGCGATTTCTCGCTTAATGTCGCCAACCATAAGACGGCGGATCTGTTCACTGAAGCGGGCTGCGGCTTGATTACGCCTTCATACGATTTAAACGTTCAGCAGATGCTCGACCTGCTGCGCAGATCAGACACGTCGAAGCTGGAGATTGTCATCCACCAGCATCTGCCGATGTTCCACACGGAGCACTGCGTATACTGCACATTTCTAAGCGAAGGCACCGATTATACGAACTGCGGCCGTCCTTGCGAGGAACGCAGGGTCTCGCTGCAGGACCGGATTGGCATGTCCCATCCGGTACGTGTAGACGAAGGCTGCCGCAACACCGTATACAATGCGGTCGAGCAGTCGGGGGCCGAATATTTACGGCAGTTCGCCGATCTGGGCGTCGCGTCCTTCCGAGTGGAGTTTCTTGAGGAGACGGCCGATAAAGTAGATGAAGTAATCGCACTGTACAGAGATGCGATCGCCGGTCGCATAAGCGGAACGCAAGTGTGGCGCAGTCTTAAAGCGATTAACCAGCTTGGCGTTACAAGGGGCCAGCTGGTCAAATAA
- a CDS encoding nitrite/sulfite reductase, with translation MAYEAVWMKDPSKLNKFEFVKIEKDGLDVIRTIIDQYANEGYDAITEDDMNRFKWAGVYEQKPRDGHFMMRVRINTGILTTAQARALASIARDYGRDLIDVTTRQAVQYHWLKVENLPDIFSRLEAVGLYSYEACGDCPRTIVGNPLAGIDKDELMDTREIVEQVNDFFLMNRDFSNLPRKYKMSISANIYNNAHAEINDLAFTPATKVIDGEEVIGFHVYVGGGLSAKPHLAKELDLFVRPEDVLKVAIGVTTIFRDFGYREKRHQARLKFLVADWGPEKFLEKLTEIIGEMPSRGESKIVGWNAVYYDGVYPQKEEGLNFIGLNVPVGRTNSDEFEQLADIADQFGDGTIRTTMSQNLILAGIPADKVEEALQAPVLERLSPNAKPFMSRTVSCTGNEFCNLAVVETKERARRVAEYLDENVQLDEKIRIHFIGCPNACGQKHIADIGLQGALVKTPEGMVDAFDIAVGGILGPEAKFNTTLKGRVKGDDVGGVLAKLILFYKEGRQAGESFHHYVNRVGAPAFQEKLNEILAV, from the coding sequence ATGGCGTATGAAGCCGTTTGGATGAAAGACCCGTCCAAATTGAATAAATTCGAATTCGTGAAGATTGAGAAGGACGGACTCGATGTTATTCGAACCATAATCGACCAGTATGCAAACGAAGGTTACGACGCGATTACTGAAGACGATATGAACCGTTTCAAATGGGCCGGCGTTTACGAGCAGAAACCTCGCGACGGTCATTTCATGATGCGTGTCCGCATTAACACCGGTATTCTTACGACCGCGCAAGCGCGTGCTCTGGCTTCAATCGCTCGCGACTACGGCCGTGATCTGATCGACGTTACAACACGCCAAGCCGTGCAGTATCACTGGCTGAAGGTAGAGAATCTTCCGGACATATTCTCCCGTTTGGAAGCAGTTGGCCTCTACTCGTATGAAGCTTGCGGCGACTGCCCCCGCACGATCGTCGGCAATCCGCTTGCCGGCATTGATAAGGACGAGCTTATGGATACGCGTGAAATCGTCGAGCAGGTGAATGATTTCTTCCTGATGAACCGGGATTTCTCCAACCTGCCCCGCAAATATAAAATGTCCATCTCTGCCAACATTTATAACAACGCTCATGCAGAGATTAATGACCTTGCATTCACTCCTGCCACAAAGGTAATCGACGGTGAAGAGGTAATCGGCTTTCATGTATACGTGGGCGGCGGCTTGTCGGCGAAGCCTCATCTGGCGAAGGAGCTTGACCTTTTCGTTCGTCCCGAGGACGTGCTGAAAGTAGCGATCGGTGTGACCACGATCTTCCGCGATTTCGGTTACCGCGAGAAGCGTCACCAAGCCCGCTTGAAATTTCTCGTCGCCGATTGGGGGCCGGAGAAGTTCCTCGAGAAGCTGACCGAAATTATCGGTGAAATGCCTTCCAGGGGCGAAAGTAAAATCGTCGGCTGGAACGCGGTATATTATGATGGCGTGTACCCGCAAAAAGAAGAAGGCCTCAACTTCATTGGTCTTAACGTTCCGGTCGGACGGACAAACTCCGATGAGTTCGAACAACTTGCCGACATAGCAGATCAATTCGGCGACGGCACGATCCGTACGACAATGTCGCAAAACCTTATACTTGCCGGCATCCCGGCCGATAAAGTGGAAGAAGCGCTTCAAGCGCCCGTGCTTGAGCGTCTCTCACCGAATGCGAAGCCTTTTATGAGCCGCACCGTATCCTGCACAGGCAACGAGTTCTGTAACCTTGCGGTTGTAGAAACGAAGGAGCGTGCTCGACGTGTCGCTGAATATTTGGATGAGAACGTACAGCTGGACGAAAAAATCCGTATTCACTTCATCGGCTGCCCGAACGCCTGCGGCCAGAAGCATATCGCAGATATCGGCCTTCAAGGCGCTCTTGTAAAAACGCCTGAAGGTATGGTTGATGCATTCGACATCGCTGTCGGCGGTATTCTCGGACCGGAAGCTAAATTCAATACAACGCTCAAAGGCCGTGTGAAAGGCGATGACGTTGGCGGGGTATTGGCAAAGCTGATTTTGTTCTATAAAGAAGGCCGTCAAGCCGGCGAATCTTTCCATCACTACGTGAACCGTGTTGGCGCACCTGCATTCCAGGAAAAATTAAACGAAATACTGGCTGTTTAA
- a CDS encoding PH domain-containing protein: MGFFDSLMGNASEYNPSEMQNELQPILTGNERVEKAYKIFRDGFVFTNKRLILIDKQGMTGSKTEMISIPYKSITRFSRESAGTFDLDAELKIWLTGTHEPIVKRFNKQVNINEIYVVLSHYILG; this comes from the coding sequence TTGGGGTTTTTCGACAGCTTAATGGGCAATGCGTCCGAATATAATCCAAGTGAAATGCAAAACGAGCTGCAGCCGATTCTGACGGGTAATGAAAGGGTAGAGAAAGCATACAAAATTTTTCGGGATGGCTTCGTCTTCACGAACAAGCGGCTTATTCTCATCGACAAACAGGGGATGACCGGTTCCAAGACGGAAATGATATCTATTCCGTACAAAAGCATAACCCGCTTCTCGCGTGAAAGCGCAGGCACCTTCGATCTCGATGCCGAGCTGAAAATATGGTTGACGGGAACTCATGAGCCTATTGTGAAAAGGTTCAACAAGCAGGTTAACATTAATGAGATTTACGTAGTATTAAGCCATTATATATTAGGATAA
- a CDS encoding S-layer homology domain-containing protein has product MTRNYKLFYKILLVAVISLIGTAPAFASGVQSTTAARTKQDIILNWNKYKPMAIGFDYMAKSDIYEMPPVLSPPYSPGKLKVDYISDGINAVNFVRYLAGLPDDIQPDWSLGQQEQAAALVNAVNDELTHFPAKPKDMDEELFALGYKGTSSSNLFAGDPTLFSNVLGYMSDSDTSNIDRVGHRRWILNPAMKKTMFGFVQTKGDYPYPYASMYAFNRDRAEGAVDYDYIAWPSAGYFPSEIFVPKDAWSVSLNPDKYDNARTDKIQVSLTRISDNKTWSINQADVNKEGRFMNVETGGFGIPFCIIFRPDNLDAFKEDDTFRVQISGVYDKSGNSAAISYDTTFFTMLPAVTVRAKELKLEPGEKLRLATTGKPNTEVSFESDDPAIAAVDESGSVTARAEGRTRLVVRSYFQNEQIVHINVVKPGSSGQVSAWALDGYNKAKSNGIIRSFFDEDYQSPMNRYGFAVMAVQLCENILGKPLETTTTPFKDINDTTISKAVKNGLIQGTSKTEFSPWNTITRQEAAVMLIRLHDRLLRLMGDNAAAGNSLAAGGAAFADDARIAPWAKEYVYRAVDLQLLNGVGNNKFEPRGLLTHEQTFIILEHVFEKFVTE; this is encoded by the coding sequence ATGACTCGCAATTATAAACTGTTCTATAAAATATTGCTCGTTGCCGTAATAAGCCTTATCGGTACAGCTCCTGCGTTTGCGAGCGGGGTGCAGTCCACAACGGCAGCACGAACGAAACAGGACATTATTCTAAACTGGAATAAGTACAAGCCAATGGCGATAGGGTTCGATTACATGGCTAAGAGCGACATATATGAAATGCCCCCGGTCCTGAGCCCGCCTTACTCACCGGGAAAACTGAAGGTGGATTATATCTCAGACGGTATTAATGCCGTTAACTTTGTACGGTATTTGGCAGGCTTGCCTGACGATATACAGCCGGACTGGAGCCTCGGGCAGCAGGAGCAGGCGGCGGCGCTCGTTAATGCCGTTAACGATGAACTGACTCATTTTCCAGCCAAACCAAAGGATATGGATGAAGAGCTGTTCGCCCTCGGCTACAAAGGGACAAGCTCCAGCAATTTGTTCGCGGGGGATCCCACATTGTTCAGCAATGTGCTCGGATATATGTCCGACAGCGACACAAGCAATATTGACAGAGTCGGACATAGACGGTGGATATTGAACCCCGCCATGAAGAAAACCATGTTCGGCTTCGTTCAAACAAAAGGTGATTATCCTTACCCGTATGCATCCATGTATGCCTTCAACAGGGATCGCGCTGAGGGGGCCGTCGACTATGATTATATTGCATGGCCCTCAGCCGGATATTTTCCCAGCGAAATATTTGTGCCGAAGGATGCATGGTCGGTCTCGCTAAATCCGGATAAATACGACAATGCTCGAACGGATAAGATTCAAGTATCGCTGACAAGGATCAGTGACAATAAAACTTGGAGTATCAATCAAGCGGATGTCAACAAAGAAGGACGTTTTATGAATGTGGAAACCGGCGGTTTTGGCATACCGTTTTGTATTATTTTCCGGCCTGATAATCTGGATGCCTTCAAAGAGGATGATACGTTTCGGGTACAAATCAGCGGCGTTTACGACAAGAGCGGAAATTCCGCGGCTATCTCATATGACACCACATTCTTTACAATGCTTCCCGCAGTAACTGTCAGAGCGAAGGAACTCAAGCTCGAACCGGGAGAAAAGCTCAGGCTGGCGACAACCGGCAAGCCGAATACTGAGGTCAGCTTCGAATCCGATGACCCGGCGATCGCGGCAGTTGATGAGAGCGGCAGCGTAACGGCGCGGGCTGAGGGGCGAACACGCCTTGTGGTCAGATCTTATTTCCAAAATGAGCAGATTGTACATATAAATGTGGTTAAGCCGGGTTCAAGCGGACAAGTGAGCGCGTGGGCGCTTGACGGGTACAATAAGGCCAAAAGCAACGGGATTATTCGGAGCTTCTTCGATGAAGATTACCAGAGTCCGATGAACAGATACGGATTTGCCGTGATGGCCGTACAGTTGTGTGAAAACATCCTGGGCAAACCGCTTGAGACGACGACGACTCCGTTCAAGGATATTAATGATACCACTATTTCTAAAGCCGTAAAAAACGGCCTCATTCAAGGCACTTCAAAGACGGAATTTTCTCCATGGAATACGATAACGAGACAAGAGGCGGCAGTAATGCTCATCCGGCTGCATGACAGGCTTCTCCGGCTTATGGGGGATAATGCGGCTGCCGGAAACTCATTAGCGGCGGGAGGCGCGGCGTTTGCCGATGACGCCCGGATCGCACCATGGGCCAAAGAGTACGTTTACCGAGCCGTAGATTTGCAGCTTCTTAATGGGGTTGGGAATAATAAATTCGAACCGCGCGGTCTGCTTACCCATGAACAGACTTTTATCATTCTAGAGCATGTCTTTGAGAAATTTGTAACCGAATAG
- the uvrA gene encoding excinuclease ABC subunit UvrA codes for MASDSIVIKGARAHNLKNIDVTIPRDKFVVLTGLSGSGKSSLAFDTIYAEGQRRYVESLSAYARQFLGQMEKPDVDSIEGLSPAISIDQKTTSRNPRSTVGTVTEIYDYLRLLFARIGKPHCPEHGIEITSQTVEQMVDRIMEYPERTKLQILAPIISGRKGEHHKLLADIQRQGFVRVRVNGELRELSEKIELEKNKKHSIEVVIDRIVVKEDIHSRLADSLETALKLSDGQVLVDVMDKEELLFSSNLACPVCGFSIDELAPRMFSFNSPYGACPECDGLGAKMIVDADLLVPNTGKSIQEGAFEAWAGSTSNYYPQFLDAVCAHYGIPKDVPVSEFSADHMKKLLYGTGGERVRFRYENDFGHAKEAYVPFEGIVSNLERRYRETGSDGIREHIEQYMSAKPCGSCKGNRLRKESLAVTIGRQNIAHVTSLSIGEAQRFFDSLELNEKDKTIAHLILKEINSRLGFLVNVGLEYLTLSRAAGTLSGGEAQRIRLATQIGSSLMGVLYILDEPSIGLHQRDNDKLIRTLEHMRNLGNTLIVVEHDEDTMLASDYIIDIGPGAGIHGGQVVSKGTPQEVMADEQSLTGAYLSGRKFIPVPLARREPNGKWLEVRGAKENNLRGVNVKIPLGVFTAVTGVSGSGKSTLVNEILYKTLARDLNKAKTRPGAHKEIRGLEHIEKVIDIDQSPIGRTPRSNPATYTGVFDDIRDLYATTNESKVRGYKKGRFSFNVKGGRCEACRGDGIIKIEMHFLPDVYVPCEICKGKRYNRETLDVKYKGKSIADVLKLTIEDACDFFKNNPRIHRKLQTLLDVGLGYMDLGQPATTLSGGEAQRVKLAAELYRRSTGKTLYILDEPTTGLHVDDIDRLLVVLHRLVDSGESVLVIEHNLDVIKTADYLIDLGPEGGSGGGAIVATGSPEEVVKVKGSYTGHYLKPILARDRDRTIAQQDAKDTVAAGIAD; via the coding sequence GTGGCCAGCGATTCAATCGTAATAAAAGGGGCTAGAGCCCACAACTTAAAAAATATCGACGTCACCATACCGCGCGACAAATTTGTCGTGCTCACTGGTCTTAGCGGTTCGGGGAAGTCATCGCTGGCGTTTGATACGATTTATGCCGAGGGTCAGCGCCGTTACGTGGAATCGCTATCGGCTTATGCGCGGCAGTTCCTTGGCCAAATGGAGAAGCCTGATGTGGATTCGATCGAAGGTCTGTCACCGGCTATTTCCATCGACCAGAAGACCACAAGCCGCAACCCTCGCTCCACCGTCGGCACGGTAACAGAAATTTACGACTATTTACGGCTGCTGTTCGCTCGCATCGGCAAGCCGCATTGTCCCGAGCACGGGATCGAAATTACATCCCAGACCGTTGAACAAATGGTTGACCGGATTATGGAGTACCCGGAGCGGACCAAGCTGCAAATATTGGCGCCAATCATCTCCGGCCGTAAAGGCGAGCACCACAAGCTGCTTGCGGATATTCAGAGGCAGGGCTTCGTCCGTGTTCGCGTGAACGGCGAATTACGTGAATTAAGCGAGAAGATTGAACTTGAGAAAAACAAAAAACACAGCATAGAGGTCGTTATTGACCGTATTGTCGTCAAAGAGGATATCCATAGCCGCCTTGCCGACTCCCTGGAGACGGCGCTCAAGCTTTCCGACGGCCAAGTACTCGTCGACGTAATGGATAAGGAAGAGCTGCTGTTCAGCTCCAATCTCGCCTGTCCGGTCTGCGGTTTCAGCATCGATGAGCTCGCGCCGCGGATGTTTTCATTCAACAGCCCTTATGGGGCTTGTCCGGAGTGCGACGGTCTCGGCGCGAAAATGATCGTCGATGCCGATCTGCTGGTACCAAATACAGGAAAATCCATCCAAGAAGGTGCATTCGAGGCATGGGCAGGAAGCACATCGAATTACTATCCGCAATTTTTGGATGCGGTTTGTGCGCACTATGGAATCCCGAAGGATGTACCGGTAAGCGAATTTTCTGCGGACCATATGAAGAAGCTGTTGTACGGGACAGGCGGCGAGCGTGTCCGGTTTCGCTACGAGAACGACTTCGGCCACGCCAAAGAAGCGTATGTTCCTTTCGAGGGTATTGTAAGCAATCTGGAACGCCGATACAGGGAAACGGGATCCGACGGCATCCGTGAGCATATCGAACAGTATATGAGCGCGAAACCATGCGGGAGTTGTAAGGGAAACCGGCTGCGCAAAGAGAGCCTTGCCGTTACAATCGGACGTCAGAACATCGCGCACGTGACGTCTCTGTCGATCGGAGAGGCGCAGCGCTTCTTCGACTCGTTGGAGCTGAACGAGAAGGATAAGACGATTGCCCACCTTATCCTCAAGGAGATTAACAGCCGCCTGGGTTTCCTTGTTAACGTCGGCCTGGAGTATCTGACGCTCAGCCGAGCAGCCGGTACGTTGTCGGGCGGCGAAGCGCAGCGTATCCGATTGGCTACACAAATCGGGTCCAGCCTAATGGGCGTATTATACATTCTCGATGAACCGAGTATCGGACTCCACCAGAGAGATAACGATAAACTCATCAGGACGCTTGAGCATATGCGTAATCTCGGGAATACGTTAATAGTCGTTGAACATGATGAAGATACGATGCTGGCATCCGATTATATTATCGATATCGGTCCCGGCGCGGGCATCCATGGCGGTCAAGTCGTTTCTAAAGGTACGCCGCAGGAAGTGATGGCAGACGAGCAATCGTTAACCGGGGCATACCTAAGCGGCCGTAAGTTCATTCCGGTTCCTCTGGCCAGGCGCGAGCCGAACGGTAAATGGCTGGAAGTTCGGGGCGCGAAGGAGAACAATCTGAGAGGCGTAAACGTGAAAATTCCGCTTGGCGTCTTTACAGCGGTCACTGGCGTCTCCGGCTCGGGTAAGTCGACGCTCGTCAATGAAATTTTGTATAAAACGCTTGCCCGAGATTTGAACAAAGCAAAAACGCGTCCGGGAGCGCATAAGGAAATTCGTGGTTTAGAGCATATTGAGAAGGTAATCGATATCGATCAATCACCGATAGGGCGTACGCCTCGGTCCAACCCTGCCACGTACACCGGCGTGTTTGACGACATTCGGGATCTCTATGCTACAACGAATGAATCGAAGGTACGGGGCTACAAGAAAGGCCGCTTCAGCTTCAATGTCAAGGGCGGTCGATGTGAAGCCTGCCGCGGAGATGGCATCATCAAGATTGAGATGCACTTCCTGCCGGATGTCTATGTTCCCTGTGAGATTTGCAAGGGTAAGCGTTATAACCGGGAGACGCTTGACGTTAAGTATAAGGGAAAAAGCATTGCGGACGTTCTTAAATTGACAATTGAAGACGCCTGCGATTTTTTCAAAAACAATCCCCGTATCCATCGCAAGCTGCAGACTCTGCTCGACGTCGGACTCGGATATATGGACCTGGGGCAGCCGGCAACAACGCTCTCGGGTGGAGAGGCGCAGCGTGTGAAGCTTGCTGCAGAACTGTATCGCCGGAGCACCGGCAAAACACTATATATTCTAGATGAACCTACGACCGGCCTTCATGTCGACGATATCGACCGGCTGCTGGTTGTCCTGCATCGGCTTGTTGACTCCGGTGAGTCGGTCCTTGTCATTGAGCACAATCTTGATGTCATCAAGACTGCAGATTATTTGATCGACCTCGGCCCTGAAGGTGGAAGCGGTGGAGGCGCCATTGTGGCGACCGGTTCGCCGGAAGAAGTCGTGAAGGTTAAAGGCTCTTATACCGGTCACTATTTAAAGCCAATCCTCGCGCGTGACCGCGACCGGACGATAGCGCAGCAGGACGCAAAGGACACCGTCGCCGCTGGCATCGCAGATTAA
- a CDS encoding sugar phosphate isomerase/epimerase, whose translation MKLGVFSVLFAQKSFEESLDYIASKGLEAIEIGTGGYPGNAHCDPDTLLGDESKLKAFKQAVDARGLTISALSCHANPLHPQKAISSEHDAIIRKTIELAARLGVPVVNTFSGCPGDHEDAKYPNWPVAPWPNDYQDILKWQWEEKVIPYWTEIGKLATERNVKIGLELHGGFSVHTPATLLRLRQAAGDAIGANLDPSHMWWQGIDPVQAIHILGRAGAIHHFHAKDTSIDPINVSKHGVTDMQSYALMLDRAWQFRTVGYGHDMKTWADIISALRLVGYDYVVSIEHEDGLMSVEEGFTKAVQNLQQVLIREPLGEMWWV comes from the coding sequence ATGAAACTCGGTGTATTTTCCGTACTGTTTGCGCAAAAATCGTTCGAGGAGTCACTCGACTACATTGCTTCCAAAGGTCTGGAAGCCATTGAAATCGGCACCGGCGGATACCCGGGGAACGCACATTGCGATCCGGATACGCTGCTTGGCGACGAAAGCAAGCTGAAAGCATTCAAGCAGGCGGTTGACGCGCGGGGTCTTACGATAAGTGCTTTAAGCTGCCATGCAAACCCGCTCCACCCGCAAAAAGCGATCTCCAGCGAGCATGACGCGATCATCCGTAAAACGATCGAGCTAGCCGCCAGACTCGGCGTTCCGGTAGTAAACACGTTCTCCGGCTGCCCCGGCGACCATGAAGACGCCAAATATCCGAATTGGCCGGTCGCTCCCTGGCCGAACGATTATCAGGATATTCTGAAATGGCAGTGGGAAGAGAAGGTCATTCCTTACTGGACTGAAATCGGTAAACTCGCAACTGAACGCAACGTGAAAATCGGCCTTGAGCTGCACGGCGGCTTCTCAGTTCACACACCTGCAACGCTGCTCCGCCTCCGTCAGGCTGCGGGCGACGCCATCGGTGCAAACCTCGATCCGAGTCATATGTGGTGGCAGGGGATCGACCCGGTTCAAGCGATACATATTCTCGGCCGTGCCGGCGCTATCCATCATTTCCACGCGAAGGATACATCCATTGATCCGATAAATGTAAGCAAGCATGGCGTCACCGATATGCAGTCCTACGCTTTAATGCTTGACCGGGCCTGGCAGTTCCGCACCGTAGGCTACGGACACGATATGAAGACGTGGGCGGATATCATTAGCGCGCTCCGTCTTGTCGGTTATGACTACGTTGTGAGCATCGAGCACGAAGACGGTCTGATGTCCGTTGAAGAAGGATTCACAAAGGCCGTGCAAAACCTTCAACAGGTGCTTATCCGCGAGCCGCTTGGCGAGATGTGGTGGGTATAA